From the Lathyrus oleraceus cultivar Zhongwan6 chromosome 4, CAAS_Psat_ZW6_1.0, whole genome shotgun sequence genome, one window contains:
- the LOC127137509 gene encoding U11/U12 small nuclear ribonucleoprotein 31 kDa protein, whose product MKTTTFSTTANELRPQPPTPPPTPRPTVTRAVAEMNKKILNGRTLTASIAANSGGHGHLSYECPKNQLGPRPRPQPKKPRRGFSGLRDRDGEEEGDEEEEEGGQIAAELFDDNWASVVDDEAGERLLGRNRNDDEGLDNNKTKKKGKKTGYFSDESDHDDDD is encoded by the exons ATGAAGACGACGACGTTTTCTACTACCGCTAATGAGCTTCGTCCTCAACCCCCAACACCACCACCGACACCACGTCCA ACCGTCACACGCGCCGTGGCGGAGATGAATAAGAAGATTCTCAATGGAAGGACACTAACTGCTTCTATTGCGGCTAATAGTGGGGGGCATGGTCATTTGTCGTATGAGTGTCCTAAGAATCAGTTGGGGCCGAGGCCGCGGCCTCAGCCTAAGAAGCCGCGACGGGGATTTAGTGGGCTGAGGGATAGGGATGGGGAGGAGGAAGGTgatgaggaggaggaggagggtGGTCAGATTGCTGCGGAGCTGTTTGATGATAATTGGGCTTCTGTTGTGGATGATGAAGCGGGTGAAAGGTTGCTGGGGAGAAACAGAAATGATGATGAGGGTTTGGACAACAACAAGACgaagaagaaagggaagaaaACTGGGTATTTCAGTGATGAGAgtgatcatgatgatgatgattga